One window of Branchiostoma lanceolatum isolate klBraLanc5 chromosome 6, klBraLanc5.hap2, whole genome shotgun sequence genomic DNA carries:
- the LOC136437526 gene encoding uncharacterized protein — protein MGGSDSTTAGKLVDLDPFNQGQSQIWGLVVGVDGFFKGDLVPRSFNHIHESCEELDCSTSDTRFSAVWLSTLQNTKWIDGSLARHSNFIQQVMSLRHMHGFNLHVKLNVYNMVTDSKSPDFPYGRVVGTIYAAVSRHRLPYGPYKRMLWRGDGNHVPFYVDVNKKNVVLDFANRVKFDIKGNLLEPSGGPLYLLQYNGTKERCELLDNDAYNLGEIRVGGNAWFQRNAGMIRLSVKHVAIETIGNTPLAIIQQRTPSQCEAVLEERPDGLFVEAIGNRVVRKEPNSEWDMHFRTFQFGRSAKSVFTSPISLQDDLNPAIHVVSIKPSDDNGISTIRFRSSNPGEPRREQQLDGQVYTYGIMAKKGANGIDLKVPDLMISVHLYSEYTFTPGEVTWYEHVYPIFQQYANLYPVMKPIINLASYEDVTRKKKLLRHTLTLPETNPNYMPVTRDLSPKKREMILSWIDNLDSSSNLPLLGTTTHTLAELKRNLQVALQIELATIPPYLSALFSIKDGDNKEVAALIKTVVVDEMKHMTLVSNLLNAIGGAPLLNHPSVVQSYPAPLPGGANPGVVVKLARCSLNQIRTVFQGIERPNCEMAGCGVAQYLRTHRNRIMKYSNDGDMKTWEEIFRRCSETTTRPQTIGGMYIHLIVCPMIILQNKADDDLFTGDRTRQISSEQWFGNKDSSPIAVHDLPSAVAAILDIVFEGEGSDPCQPFDETDEISHFFKFAEVVHGRELMETDPDATELGQCFDNFFPCDKRMNCTKTFSFVGQLVPFFEDGVWPTVSNPQTERYPPGSQVRKYSDNFNKIYTGLLKCIHEAFNGAPDKIKDCMGMMSSLTAWGKKLVRTPVDPDGDPEIGPNAAPTFEFHDQRDEDSV, from the coding sequence GCTCGGACAGCACCACTGCAGGCAAGCTGGTCGACCTGGATCCGTTCAACCAAGGTCAAAGTCAGATATGGGGCCTCGTGGTAGGTGTGGATGGGTTCTTCAAAGGGGACCTCGTACCACGGTCATTCAACCATATCCACGAGTCCTGTGAAGAACTGGACTGCAGCACTTCGGATACGCGATTTTCTGCGGTCTGGTTGTCGACTTTGCAAAATACGAAGTGGATCGATGGGTCTCTAGCAAGACATTCCAACTTCATACAGCAGGTCATGTCTCTCCGCCACATGCATGGGTTTAACTTGCACGTCAAACTCAACGTCTACAACATGGTAACGGACTCCAAGTCTCCAGACTTCCCGTATGGCCGTGTGGTTGGGACCATATATGCAGCGGTGTCAAGGCATCGTCTTCCCTATGGCCCGTACAAAAGAATGCTGTGGAGAGGTGATGGCAATCACGTTCCATTCTATGTTGACGTCAACAAGAAGAATGTAGTGCTTGACTTTGCTAACAGGGTGAAGTTCGACATCAAAGGTAATCTTCTCGAACCATCAGGCGGTCCCCTCTATCTTCTTCAATACAACGGAACGAAGGAAAGATGCGAACTTCTGGACAACGATGCATACAACCTCGGAGAAATCAGAGTCGGTGGAAATGCATGGTTTCAGAGGAATGCAGGCATGATAAGGCTTTCCGTTAAACACGTAGCAATCGAAACAATTGGGAATACTCCATTAGCAATAATACAGCAAAGAACCCCATCGCAATGCGAAGCGGTGTTGGAGGAAAGACCCGACGGCTTGTTCGTTGAGGCCATTGGCAATCGTGTTGTGCGGAAGGAGCCCAACAGTGAATGGGACATGCATTTTCGCACTTTCCAGTTTGGCAGATCTGCCAAATCGGTTTTCACCAGCCCCATCTCGCTCCAAGACGACTTGAATCCAGCAATACATGTTGTCAGCATTAAACCCTCTGATGACAACGGCATTTCTACGATAAGATTCCGGTCCAGCAATCCAGGGGAGCCTAGGAGGGAACAGCAACTAGATGGCCAGGTATACACGTACGGTATCATGGCCAAGAAGGGAGCCAATGGAATAGACTTAAAGGTTCCGGACTTAATGATCTCAGTTCATCTGTATTCCGAGTACACTTTCACTCCCGGTGAAGTGACCTGGTACGAACATGTCTACCCAATATTCCAACAGTACGCTAATCTCTATCCCGTCATGAAGCCAATAATCAACCTTGCAAGCTACGAGGATGTTACTAGGAAAAAGAAATTGCTCAGACACACTCTTACTCTCCCTGAAACGAATCCCAACTACATGCCGGTGACCAGAGATCTCTCTCCAAAAAAACGAGAAATGATTTTGTCATGGATAGACAACCTTGACTCATCCTCAAACCTTCCATTATTGGGTACGACCACCCATACCTTAGCGGAACTAAAAAGGAACCTCCAGGTAGCTCTTCAGATAGAACTGGCCACAATTCCTCCCTATCTGAGTGCGCTGTTCTCGATTAAAGATGGCGACAACAAAGAGGTAGCGGCCTTGATCAAGACTGTCGTTGTCGATGAGATGAAACACATGACTCTGGTTTCCAACCTTCTGAACGCGATTGGTGGTGCGCCATTATTGAACCATCCGTCCGTAGTACAGTCATACCCAGCACCACTTCCAGGGGGCGCTAACCCTGGTGTTGTGGTAAAGCTCGCGAGATGCTCATTGAACCAGATTCGAACCGTTTTCCAGGGGATAGAGAGGCCAAACTGTGAGATGGCGGGTTGTGGTGTGGCTCAGTATCTCCGCACTCATAGAAACCGCATCATGAAATACAGCAATGACGGCGATATGAAAACTTGGGAGGAAATCTTCCGACGGTGTTCTGAGACAACGACAAGGCCTCAGACCATCGGTGGCATGTACATCCATCTGATCGTCTGCCCCATGATCATACTACAGAATAAGGCAGACGATGATCTGTTTACGGGTGACAGAACAAGGCAAATAAGCAGTGAGCAATGGTTTGGCAACAAGGACAGTTCCCCGATTGCAGTGCATGATCTTCCCAGCGCGGTAGCTGCTATATTGGACATCGTTTTCGAGGGTGAAGGGAGCGACCCTTGCCAGCCGTTTGACGAAACGGACGAGATTTCACATTTCTTCAAGTTTGCTGAGGTGGTGCACGGACGGGAGCTTATGGAAACAGACCCAGATGCCACAGAATTGGGACAGTGCTTTGACAACTTTTTTCCATGTGACAAACGCATGAACTGTACCAAGACATTCAGCTTCGTTGGCCAACTTGTGCCTTTCTTTGAAGATGGTGTCTGGCCGACCGTTTCCAACCCACAGACCGAGAGATACCCTCCAGGATCGCAAGTTCGCAAATATTCTGACAACTTCAACAAGATCTACACAGGTCTGCTGAAGTGCATCCACGAAGCTTTCAACGGAGCCCCGGACAAGATCAAGGACTGCATGGGCATGATGTCATCACTTACTGCTTGGGGTAAAAAGCTTGTGCGG